One Bradyrhizobium zhanjiangense DNA segment encodes these proteins:
- a CDS encoding gamma-glutamyl-gamma-aminobutyrate hydrolase family protein, which translates to MRKPVVGVIGNAHRVENRFQVQMVGERNLRAVAEVSGGLPVMFAGSPDITDIGALLDTVDGVILTGARANVHPTRFNVDPCEKHEPYDIHRDEVALALSVACVARGIPLFGICRGLQEMNVAFGGSLHPEIREIPGRMNHRMPRLENGEIHPDPTVVFADRHDVDLTPGGAFAKILGCKKIRVNSLHGQGILEPGKRVLIEGVAEDGTIEAIRIAEAPTFALGVQWHAEYDPQHNPINRKLFEAFGEALVARQKAVA; encoded by the coding sequence ATGAGAAAGCCGGTCGTCGGCGTGATCGGGAATGCCCATCGCGTCGAAAATCGATTTCAGGTCCAGATGGTCGGCGAGCGAAATCTGCGCGCCGTGGCCGAGGTCTCCGGTGGCTTGCCGGTGATGTTCGCGGGCTCGCCCGACATCACCGATATCGGGGCGCTGCTCGATACCGTCGACGGCGTCATCCTCACCGGCGCCCGGGCCAACGTGCACCCGACGCGTTTCAACGTCGATCCCTGCGAGAAGCACGAGCCCTACGACATCCACCGCGACGAGGTCGCGCTGGCGCTCTCGGTTGCCTGCGTCGCCCGCGGCATCCCCCTGTTCGGCATCTGCCGCGGCCTCCAGGAGATGAACGTCGCCTTCGGCGGCTCGCTCCACCCCGAGATCCGCGAAATCCCCGGCCGCATGAATCACCGCATGCCCCGGCTCGAGAACGGCGAGATCCATCCCGATCCGACCGTGGTGTTCGCCGACCGTCACGACGTCGACCTGACGCCGGGCGGGGCGTTCGCGAAGATCCTCGGCTGCAAGAAGATCCGGGTGAATTCGCTGCATGGCCAGGGCATCCTCGAGCCCGGCAAGCGCGTGCTGATCGAGGGGGTCGCCGAGGACGGCACCATCGAAGCGATCCGCATCGCGGAAGCCCCGACCTTCGCGCTCGGCGTGCAATGGCACGCCGAATACGATCCGCAGCACAATCCGATCAATCGCAAGCTGTTCGAGGCCTTTGGCGAGGCGCTCGTGGCGCGGCAGAAGGCGGTGGCGTAG
- a CDS encoding GlxA family transcriptional regulator, whose product MKLAILALEGCMHSAIAGVADILSLANHVMQQSGAKSRFACQTLSLDGKAVRAGGGQLVSVDGAITSRGSFDAIIVPGNLVDHVTAARLQPQYARAGAWLRQQHANGRLIGAFCSGVFLLAGAGLLDNRRATITWWLQNELRQRHPAIDLAPDAVITCADRLVCAAGPMSWVDLLLRLIEMVDGKGIAKLCADYVVIDTAQRSQSIFMPVGYLLSQDPLLTRADLLVRRAGKRPMTVKRLADALGLSERTLNRKFQELAHEPPQAFITRRRVEHARTLLETTAQPVKTIARAAGYEDESSFRKAFRKLTLMSPQAYRTRRVERTV is encoded by the coding sequence ATGAAGCTCGCAATTCTGGCGCTGGAAGGCTGCATGCATTCGGCGATCGCCGGCGTCGCCGACATCCTGTCGCTCGCCAACCACGTGATGCAGCAGAGCGGAGCAAAATCCCGCTTCGCCTGCCAGACGCTCTCGCTCGATGGCAAGGCGGTGCGCGCCGGCGGCGGCCAGTTGGTTTCGGTCGATGGCGCGATCACGAGCCGCGGCAGCTTCGACGCGATCATCGTCCCCGGCAATCTCGTCGACCACGTCACGGCCGCGCGGCTGCAACCGCAATATGCCCGCGCTGGCGCCTGGCTCCGGCAGCAGCACGCAAATGGCCGGCTGATCGGGGCATTTTGCAGCGGCGTCTTCCTGCTGGCCGGCGCCGGCCTGCTCGACAACCGCCGCGCCACCATCACCTGGTGGCTGCAAAACGAGCTGCGGCAACGCCATCCCGCGATCGACCTCGCCCCGGACGCCGTCATCACCTGCGCGGACCGCCTCGTCTGCGCGGCCGGACCGATGTCGTGGGTCGACCTCCTGCTCAGACTGATCGAGATGGTCGACGGCAAGGGGATCGCAAAGTTGTGCGCCGATTACGTCGTCATCGACACCGCGCAGCGCAGCCAGTCGATCTTCATGCCCGTCGGTTACCTGCTGTCGCAGGATCCGCTGCTGACCAGGGCCGACCTGCTGGTACGGCGCGCGGGCAAGCGTCCGATGACGGTCAAGCGCCTCGCCGACGCACTCGGCCTCAGCGAGCGCACGCTGAACCGGAAGTTTCAAGAGCTCGCGCACGAGCCGCCGCAGGCCTTCATCACGCGCCGCCGCGTCGAGCACGCGCGCACGCTGCTGGAGACGACGGCTCAGCCGGTCAAGACCATCGCGCGGGCGGCCGGCTACGAGGACGAAAGCAGCTTTCGCAAGGCATTCCGCAAGCTGACCCTGATGTCGCCGCAGGCCTACCGCACGCGGCGGGTGGAGCGGACGGTGTGA
- a CDS encoding tautomerase family protein, with protein MPYVTISTVRGILDAAQKKTLLERVTDLLVEVEGQGNPDFRRNVWVRIEEQEPSHWSLGGMQPTSEIIASTFGPIGADGVRVAR; from the coding sequence ATGCCTTACGTCACCATTTCCACCGTCCGCGGCATCCTGGACGCCGCGCAGAAGAAGACGCTGCTCGAACGCGTCACCGACCTCCTGGTCGAGGTCGAAGGGCAGGGCAACCCCGATTTCCGCCGCAACGTCTGGGTGAGGATCGAGGAGCAGGAGCCCTCGCACTGGTCGCTCGGCGGCATGCAGCCGACGAGCGAGATCATCGCGAGCACGTTCGGACCGATCGGCGCGGACGGCGTGAGGGTGGCACGGTAG
- a CDS encoding NfeD family protein — MQTMKAALVAAITVVALTCCLLPSSAEESGRLALVVSIDGAIGPASASYVREALAKASERRAEVVLLRMNTPGGLNSSMREIIADVLASPIPVIGYVAPSGAHAASAGTYILYATHIAAMAPGTNIGAATPVQIGGPLPGLPSGTPDKDGKDKKDEPKDAMTAKATNDAVAFIRSLAELRSRNADWAEKAVREAATLSANGALEAHAIDLVARDQAELLRQLDGRAVEVAGGKTQRLATKDAVVEAIEPGRISRFLAVITDPNVAFILLMVGIYGLIFEFMSPGAVAPGVVGAICLLIGLYALNLLPINYAGLALMLVGLVLLTVEAFNPTVVIGLGGIIAFVLGALMLFRVEAPGYQLSWWVIGITTAVFVGFALVVLGSLRRAAKAPERVGAQAMRGLSAEILDWNGNEGHVFAHGERWQARGADAFEPGETVEVTSVVDLTLLIRRAPARTGEGGTS; from the coding sequence GTGCAAACCATGAAGGCGGCCCTCGTTGCGGCGATCACCGTCGTGGCATTGACCTGCTGCCTCCTTCCCAGCTCAGCGGAGGAGAGCGGCCGCCTTGCACTGGTTGTTTCGATCGACGGGGCCATCGGCCCTGCGTCAGCCAGCTACGTGCGGGAGGCTTTGGCCAAGGCGAGCGAACGGCGCGCCGAGGTCGTGCTTCTGAGAATGAACACGCCCGGCGGTCTCAATTCCAGCATGCGCGAGATCATCGCGGATGTGCTCGCCTCGCCCATCCCCGTCATCGGCTACGTCGCTCCCTCCGGCGCCCACGCGGCGAGTGCCGGGACCTATATCCTTTATGCGACCCACATCGCGGCGATGGCACCAGGCACCAATATCGGTGCGGCGACGCCGGTGCAGATTGGCGGACCGTTGCCGGGCCTGCCGAGCGGCACACCCGACAAGGATGGCAAAGACAAGAAGGACGAGCCGAAGGATGCGATGACGGCGAAGGCCACGAACGATGCCGTCGCCTTTATCCGCAGCCTCGCCGAGCTGCGCAGCCGCAATGCGGACTGGGCGGAGAAGGCGGTCCGTGAGGCCGCCACTCTCTCTGCCAACGGCGCGCTAGAGGCCCATGCCATCGATCTCGTCGCGCGGGACCAGGCTGAATTGCTGCGGCAGCTCGATGGCCGTGCGGTGGAGGTTGCAGGCGGCAAGACGCAGCGCCTCGCCACGAAGGATGCGGTCGTCGAAGCCATCGAGCCGGGACGGATATCCCGCTTCCTGGCGGTCATCACCGATCCGAACGTGGCGTTCATTCTCCTGATGGTCGGCATCTACGGTCTGATCTTCGAGTTCATGTCTCCCGGAGCCGTCGCTCCCGGAGTCGTCGGCGCGATCTGCCTGCTGATCGGCCTCTATGCGCTCAATTTGCTGCCGATCAACTATGCCGGCCTCGCCCTGATGCTGGTCGGACTCGTGCTTCTCACCGTCGAAGCCTTCAATCCAACGGTGGTGATCGGTCTCGGAGGGATCATCGCTTTCGTGCTGGGTGCGCTGATGCTGTTCAGGGTCGAGGCGCCCGGCTACCAGCTGTCGTGGTGGGTGATCGGCATCACTACAGCTGTGTTCGTCGGCTTCGCTCTGGTCGTGCTTGGTTCGCTTCGGCGGGCCGCCAAGGCTCCTGAACGGGTCGGCGCGCAGGCCATGCGAGGCTTGTCCGCCGAAATTCTCGACTGGAACGGGAACGAGGGTCATGTGTTCGCCCATGGTGAACGCTGGCAGGCGCGCGGCGCCGACGCGTTCGAGCCCGGAGAGACGGTCGAAGTTACCAGCGTCGTCGACCTGACGCTGCTGATACGGCGCGCACCGGCGAGGACCGGTGAGGGAGGTACATCATGA
- a CDS encoding slipin family protein produces MMLEYLTYAALALLVVIFLSQAIRILREYERGVVFTLGRFTGVKGPGLIILIPIVQQLVKVDLRVMVQVVPPQDVISRDNVSVKVNAVLYFRIVDPERAIIKVGDYMAATSQLAQTTLRSVLGKHELDEMLAERDRLNADIQEILDKQTDVWGIKVTGIEIKDVDINETMVRAIAKQAEAERLRRAKVINAMGEQQAAEKLVEAGRILAQEPQAMQLRYFAALHDIAGERSSTVVFPLPTGLLDHLMPRPNNP; encoded by the coding sequence ATGATGCTGGAATATCTGACCTATGCGGCGCTCGCGCTGCTAGTCGTCATATTTCTGTCCCAGGCCATTCGAATCCTGCGCGAATATGAGCGCGGCGTCGTCTTTACGCTCGGCCGCTTTACCGGTGTGAAGGGCCCTGGCCTCATCATCCTCATTCCGATCGTGCAGCAACTCGTCAAGGTCGACCTCCGGGTGATGGTGCAGGTCGTGCCGCCGCAGGACGTGATTTCGCGGGACAACGTGTCCGTCAAGGTCAACGCTGTTCTGTACTTCCGGATCGTCGACCCCGAGCGCGCCATCATCAAGGTCGGTGATTACATGGCGGCCACCAGCCAGCTCGCCCAGACCACGTTGCGTTCGGTGCTCGGCAAGCACGAGCTCGACGAGATGCTTGCCGAGCGCGACAGGTTGAACGCCGACATCCAGGAGATCCTCGACAAGCAGACTGACGTCTGGGGCATCAAGGTCACCGGCATAGAGATCAAGGACGTCGATATCAACGAAACCATGGTGCGTGCGATTGCCAAACAGGCCGAGGCCGAGCGCTTGCGGCGGGCCAAGGTGATCAATGCGATGGGCGAGCAGCAGGCCGCCGAAAAGCTCGTCGAAGCCGGCCGGATCCTCGCGCAGGAGCCTCAGGCCATGCAGCTGCGTTACTTCGCGGCTCTGCACGACATAGCCGGCGAACGGTCGTCGACTGTCGTGTTTCCGCTGCCGACGGGCTTGCTCGACCATTTGATGCCGCGGCCTAACAACCCGTAG
- a CDS encoding asparaginase encodes MTKHAVSPPSRRQRRTFMLAVPLVAFALCSWPIGGAAHAAEPGKDTLAANLPRILVLATGGTIAGQADPRATGAYKSGQITGEQLMQSVPGLDKLAKLNAEQISSIGSQDMNDKVWFALARRIQEAFDKNEADGVVITHGTDTLEETAFFLDNVVRGDKPVVIVGSMRPATAVSADGPGNLYEAVQVAADPRSRGRGVMAVLNDKIQGARSVTKTNTTSIETFNTSNDGPIGYVDTAGGIRFMTQAAGFKRATYQLPAGEQLPRVAIVYSHANMDAVPIEDAISHGAKGIVLAGVGDGNTSKPALEALEAAAKKGIIVVRSTRVRSGFVTRNVEVDDDKNGFVVSEDLNPQKARVLTQLLIASGVTAPADLQRAFTATW; translated from the coding sequence ATGACCAAGCACGCCGTCAGCCCACCAAGCCGCCGCCAACGTCGGACATTCATGCTTGCCGTTCCGCTGGTCGCCTTCGCACTTTGTTCGTGGCCGATCGGCGGAGCGGCGCATGCCGCAGAGCCCGGTAAGGACACCCTTGCCGCCAATCTGCCCCGCATTCTCGTGCTGGCGACGGGCGGCACCATCGCGGGCCAGGCCGACCCGCGCGCGACGGGTGCGTACAAATCCGGCCAGATCACGGGCGAGCAGCTGATGCAGTCAGTGCCGGGCCTGGACAAGCTGGCGAAGCTGAACGCCGAGCAGATTTCGTCGATCGGATCCCAGGACATGAACGACAAGGTCTGGTTTGCGCTAGCCCGCCGCATCCAGGAGGCCTTCGACAAGAATGAAGCCGACGGCGTCGTCATCACCCACGGCACCGATACGCTGGAGGAGACCGCGTTCTTTCTCGACAACGTGGTGCGCGGCGACAAGCCCGTGGTGATCGTCGGCTCGATGCGGCCGGCCACGGCGGTGAGCGCGGACGGCCCCGGCAATCTCTACGAGGCGGTGCAGGTGGCCGCCGATCCGCGCTCGCGCGGGCGGGGCGTCATGGCCGTGTTGAACGACAAGATTCAGGGCGCCCGCTCGGTCACCAAGACCAACACCACGAGCATCGAGACGTTCAATACGTCCAATGACGGGCCGATCGGCTATGTCGACACCGCCGGCGGCATCCGTTTCATGACCCAGGCCGCCGGTTTCAAGCGCGCGACCTATCAGCTGCCGGCAGGCGAGCAATTGCCGCGCGTCGCGATCGTCTACTCGCACGCCAATATGGATGCCGTTCCGATCGAGGACGCCATCTCGCACGGCGCCAAGGGCATCGTGCTCGCCGGCGTCGGCGACGGCAATACGTCCAAGCCCGCCCTCGAAGCGCTCGAAGCGGCGGCGAAGAAGGGCATCATCGTGGTGCGCTCCACGCGGGTTCGATCCGGCTTCGTGACGCGAAACGTCGAGGTCGACGACGACAAGAACGGATTCGTCGTGTCCGAGGACCTCAATCCCCAGAAGGCGCGCGTTCTCACCCAATTGCTGATCGCGAGCGGTGTGACGGCGCCGGCTGATCTGCAGCGGGCGTTCACGGCAACGTGGTAG
- the glnA gene encoding type I glutamate--ammonia ligase gives MKTAKDVLKSIKDNDVKYVDLRFTDPRGKWQHVTFDVSMIDEDIFAEGTMFDGSSIAGWKAINESDMCLMPDPVTATIDPFFAETTMVITCDVLEPTTGEPYNRDPRGIAKKAEAMVKSMGVGDTVFVGPEAEFFVFDDVRFSSTPYNTGFRLDSSELPTNSDTEYEGGNLGHRVRTKGGYFPVPPQDSVQDMRSEMLGAMAKMGVKVEKHHHEVASAQHELGMKFDTLTLMADHLQIYKYCIHQVAHIYGKTATFMPKPVYGDNGSGMHVHQSIWKEGKPVFAGNKYADLSETCLHYIGGIIKHAKAINAFTNPSTNSYKRLVPGYEAPVLLAYSARNRSASCRIPYTASPKAKRVEVRFPDPLANPYLGFAAMLMAGLDGIKNKIDPGPAMDKDLYDLPKEELKQIPTVCGSLREALENLDKDRAFLKAGGVFDDDFIDAYIELKMTEVERFEMTPHPIEFDMYYSG, from the coding sequence ATGAAGACCGCCAAAGACGTCCTGAAATCGATCAAGGACAACGACGTCAAATACGTCGACCTGCGCTTCACCGATCCGCGCGGCAAGTGGCAGCATGTGACGTTCGACGTCAGCATGATCGATGAGGACATTTTCGCCGAAGGGACGATGTTCGACGGCTCCTCGATCGCCGGCTGGAAGGCGATCAACGAGTCCGACATGTGCCTGATGCCCGATCCGGTGACTGCGACGATCGATCCGTTCTTCGCCGAGACCACGATGGTCATCACCTGCGACGTGCTCGAGCCGACCACCGGCGAGCCCTACAACCGCGACCCCCGCGGCATCGCCAAGAAGGCCGAGGCGATGGTGAAGTCGATGGGCGTGGGCGACACCGTCTTCGTCGGACCCGAGGCCGAGTTCTTCGTGTTCGACGACGTGCGCTTCTCCTCGACCCCCTACAACACCGGTTTCCGCCTCGACTCCTCGGAGCTGCCGACCAACTCCGACACCGAATATGAAGGCGGCAATCTCGGCCACCGCGTCCGCACCAAGGGCGGCTACTTCCCGGTTCCGCCGCAGGACTCCGTGCAGGACATGCGCTCGGAGATGCTCGGGGCCATGGCCAAGATGGGCGTCAAGGTCGAGAAGCATCACCACGAGGTCGCCTCCGCCCAGCACGAGCTCGGCATGAAGTTCGACACGCTGACGCTGATGGCCGACCACCTCCAGATCTACAAGTACTGCATCCACCAGGTTGCGCACATCTACGGCAAGACCGCCACCTTCATGCCGAAGCCGGTCTATGGCGACAACGGTTCGGGCATGCACGTGCACCAGTCGATCTGGAAGGAAGGCAAGCCGGTGTTCGCCGGCAACAAATACGCCGACCTGTCGGAGACCTGCCTCCACTACATCGGCGGCATCATCAAGCACGCCAAGGCGATCAACGCCTTCACCAATCCCTCGACCAACTCCTACAAGCGCCTGGTCCCGGGCTATGAGGCCCCCGTGCTGCTCGCCTACTCCGCGCGCAACCGCTCGGCCTCCTGCCGCATCCCCTACACCGCTTCGCCGAAGGCCAAGCGCGTCGAGGTGCGCTTCCCCGATCCGCTCGCCAACCCCTATCTCGGCTTCGCCGCGATGCTGATGGCCGGTCTCGACGGCATCAAGAACAAGATCGATCCGGGCCCGGCGATGGACAAGGATCTCTACGACTTGCCGAAGGAAGAGCTGAAGCAGATCCCGACGGTGTGCGGCAGCTTGCGTGAAGCCCTCGAGAATCTCGACAAGGACCGCGCCTTCCTCAAGGCCGGCGGCGTGTTCGACGACGATTTCATCGACGCCTATATCGAGCTGAAGATGACCGAAGTCGAGCGCTTCGAGATGACCCCGCATCCGATCGAATTCGACATGTACTATTCGGGCTGA
- a CDS encoding P-II family nitrogen regulator, whose amino-acid sequence MKKIEAIIKPFKLDEVKEALQEVGLQGITVTEAKGFGRQKGHAELYRGAEYIVDFLPKVKIEIVIGDDLVERAIEAIRRAAQTGRIGDGKIFVSNVEEAIRIRTGESGLDAI is encoded by the coding sequence GTGAAGAAAATCGAAGCCATCATCAAGCCATTCAAGCTCGACGAGGTGAAGGAAGCGCTTCAGGAAGTCGGCCTTCAGGGCATCACCGTCACCGAGGCCAAGGGCTTTGGCCGGCAGAAGGGTCACGCCGAACTCTACCGCGGCGCAGAATACATCGTCGACTTCCTGCCCAAGGTGAAGATCGAGATCGTGATCGGCGACGATCTGGTCGAGCGCGCCATCGAGGCGATCCGCCGCGCCGCGCAGACCGGGCGCATCGGGGACGGCAAGATCTTCGTCTCCAACGTCGAAGAGGCGATCCGCATCCGAACCGGCGAATCCGGGCTGGACGCTATCTGA
- a CDS encoding NAD(P)H-hydrate dehydratase: MEVLTNTEMQRADQLSIAAGTPGFKLMLSAGQAVAEAANALVEEGPILIVAGPGNNGGDGFVAAAELAAQGREVSVILMCERDQLQGDAASAARGWKHPVLPFNPQAIGRPALIIDALFGAGLSRPVVGEARAMIEAINANGALVLAVDLPSGINGTSAAVMGAAVNATETVTFFRKKPAHLLLPGRMHCGRVRVADIGIDASVLDEIAPQLFENDPDFWGAAFPVPRIDGHKFARGHVLAVSGDAAATGAARLAARGALRAGAGLVTLATPRDALAINAGALTAVMVRPVDTAIEFGEILGDKRYNTCMIGPGAGIGERTCDLVHTALTAQRHLVLDADALTSFAAKPERLFESIKSSQDNAVVLTPHEGEFPRLFSDLSNKHPGRSKLERVRAAAERCGAVVLLKGPDTTVAAPDGRATIAANAPPWLATAGAGDVLSGIIAGLLAQGVPAFEAASIGVWMHGEAGSEAGPGLIAEDLTETLPAVHRRVYDALGVEY, translated from the coding sequence ATGGAAGTTCTGACCAACACTGAAATGCAGCGCGCCGATCAGCTCAGTATCGCGGCAGGCACGCCCGGCTTCAAGCTGATGCTCAGCGCCGGCCAGGCGGTCGCCGAGGCGGCCAATGCGCTGGTCGAGGAGGGGCCGATCCTGATCGTCGCCGGCCCGGGCAACAATGGCGGCGACGGTTTTGTCGCAGCCGCCGAGCTCGCCGCCCAGGGCCGCGAGGTCTCGGTGATCCTGATGTGCGAGCGCGACCAGCTCCAGGGTGACGCCGCTTCCGCCGCACGCGGCTGGAAGCACCCGGTGCTCCCGTTCAATCCGCAGGCGATCGGAAGGCCGGCGCTGATCATCGATGCCCTGTTCGGCGCGGGCCTCAGCCGTCCCGTCGTTGGCGAGGCGCGCGCCATGATCGAGGCGATCAACGCCAACGGCGCCTTGGTGCTGGCCGTCGACCTGCCGAGCGGCATCAACGGAACCAGCGCCGCCGTGATGGGCGCGGCCGTGAATGCCACCGAGACCGTGACCTTCTTCCGCAAGAAGCCGGCGCATCTGTTGCTGCCCGGCCGCATGCATTGCGGCCGTGTGCGCGTCGCCGACATCGGCATCGACGCGAGCGTACTGGACGAGATCGCCCCGCAGCTCTTCGAGAACGATCCGGATTTCTGGGGCGCCGCCTTTCCGGTGCCGCGCATCGACGGCCACAAATTCGCGCGAGGCCATGTGCTGGCCGTCTCCGGTGACGCAGCCGCGACCGGCGCTGCGCGGCTCGCCGCGCGCGGGGCGCTGCGGGCCGGCGCGGGCCTCGTGACGCTGGCGACCCCGCGCGATGCGCTCGCGATCAATGCGGGCGCGCTGACTGCGGTGATGGTTCGCCCGGTCGACACCGCAATCGAGTTCGGCGAGATCCTCGGCGACAAGCGCTATAACACCTGCATGATCGGCCCCGGCGCGGGCATTGGCGAGCGCACCTGCGATCTCGTTCATACCGCGCTGACGGCGCAGCGGCATCTGGTGCTGGACGCGGACGCGCTGACGAGCTTTGCCGCAAAGCCCGAGCGGCTGTTCGAATCGATCAAGTCCTCGCAGGACAATGCGGTGGTGCTGACCCCGCACGAGGGCGAGTTTCCGCGGCTGTTCTCGGATCTCAGCAACAAGCATCCCGGCCGGTCCAAGCTCGAGCGCGTGCGTGCCGCCGCCGAGCGCTGCGGCGCTGTCGTGCTGCTGAAGGGACCGGACACGACCGTCGCGGCCCCTGACGGCCGCGCCACCATCGCCGCCAACGCGCCGCCCTGGCTCGCCACCGCCGGTGCCGGCGACGTGCTCTCGGGCATCATCGCTGGCCTCCTGGCGCAAGGCGTGCCGGCCTTTGAGGCCGCCAGCATCGGCGTCTGGATGCACGGCGAGGCAGGAAGCGAAGCGGGGCCGGGGCTGATCGCGGAAGACCTCACCGAGACGCTGCCGGCCGTGCACCGGCGCGTCTATGATGCGCTCGGGGTGGAGTACTAG
- a CDS encoding GNAT family N-acetyltransferase: MLRQLALADMDAAAQVHRIAFDQAMPWLAGLHRPDEDRWFYRERIFPTCRVWGRFDDAVLSGIIAFRKGWIEQLYVLPVAQGDVGPVGDGVSELRIHYGPGYRIYFQKRGNTIIVLAVWWRQEHAGQRHFGGQAPCRDLERMRRARR; the protein is encoded by the coding sequence GTGCTGCGGCAGCTCGCGCTCGCGGACATGGATGCGGCCGCCCAGGTCCATCGGATTGCGTTCGACCAGGCGATGCCGTGGCTCGCCGGGTTGCACAGGCCGGACGAGGACCGCTGGTTCTACCGCGAGCGTATTTTTCCGACCTGCCGCGTGTGGGGACGCTTCGACGACGCAGTGCTCAGCGGGATCATTGCGTTCCGTAAGGGCTGGATCGAGCAGCTCTACGTGCTTCCGGTTGCCCAAGGCGATGTCGGGCCGGTGGGCGATGGAGTGAGCGAACTGCGTATCCATTACGGCCCCGGCTATCGCATCTATTTTCAGAAGCGGGGCAACACGATCATTGTTTTGGCTGTGTGGTGGCGACAAGAGCACGCAGGCCAAAGACATTTCGGCGGCCAAGCGCCTTGCCGAGATCTGGAGCGAATGAGAAGGGCGAGACGCTGA
- a CDS encoding addiction module antidote protein encodes MPRSGANEKGETLTTYDPAEDLQSDEAIAVFMEEAFKTEDAAYIAHALGVVARAKGMTQIAKETGLSREQLYRSFSTNGNPTLKTTIAVMKALGIELTAKPHA; translated from the coding sequence TTGCCGAGATCTGGAGCGAATGAGAAGGGCGAGACGCTGACGACTTACGATCCGGCCGAAGACCTTCAGTCCGACGAAGCCATTGCCGTGTTCATGGAAGAGGCGTTCAAGACTGAGGACGCCGCCTACATCGCGCACGCGCTTGGCGTCGTTGCCCGTGCCAAGGGGATGACGCAGATCGCCAAGGAGACCGGTCTTTCTCGCGAGCAGCTTTATCGCTCGTTCAGCACCAACGGCAATCCGACGCTCAAAACGACGATCGCGGTGATGAAGGCCCTCGGAATCGAACTGACGGCCAAACCGCACGCTTAG
- a CDS encoding multicopper oxidase family protein — protein sequence MTTRIFDPSRREVLAGLLTGLGASAAGLIGGGAGPLVTAQLALQARPATLALKQGQPPTPIWELAAVSHLGNVRLKRGNRCEVVFRNELPVPLAPVWYGLTGPATSDPLRGRAPTAPDTTETSIISISNAGTLLADFRLFEDGLKQPARPLPIIAEEANRVTVDRDEVLLIEEWRVRPDGTALPPGRDPKDTTPLYTINGQTSFELSAAANERLRLRFINGSQRTVLAIKLESHDVRVMALDGQPAEPFSARSGALVLAPGARADVFVDAATSAPFLLHDGKEARQVGSLSVTGRLERRAPPVPPQPLPSNDLPDQLDLRGALRFDVALGAADAGWTRPANFSTASAPTFRAKAGRTIVLALKNPAPITTVFHLHGHHFRLLDKLDDGWKPYWLDTLAIEPGQTQRIAFAATSPGRWLIESVLTDWAAPRLVRWYAVE from the coding sequence ATGACAACGCGGATTTTTGACCCGAGCCGACGTGAGGTTTTGGCTGGACTTTTGACTGGACTTGGCGCCTCGGCGGCCGGGCTGATCGGCGGCGGCGCAGGCCCGCTCGTGACCGCCCAGCTCGCGCTCCAGGCAAGGCCGGCCACGCTGGCCTTGAAGCAGGGTCAGCCGCCGACACCAATCTGGGAGCTGGCCGCCGTAAGCCACCTGGGAAACGTCCGTCTCAAACGCGGCAACCGCTGCGAGGTGGTGTTCCGGAACGAACTGCCTGTGCCACTTGCACCAGTCTGGTACGGCCTGACCGGCCCGGCCACTTCCGATCCCCTCCGGGGGCGCGCGCCGACCGCCCCGGACACGACGGAAACATCAATTATTTCAATATCTAATGCAGGAACCCTGCTGGCCGACTTCCGCCTCTTCGAGGACGGCCTGAAGCAACCCGCGCGCCCGCTTCCGATCATCGCGGAGGAGGCAAATCGGGTCACTGTTGATCGTGATGAGGTTTTGCTGATCGAGGAATGGCGCGTGCGGCCGGATGGGACCGCGCTTCCCCCGGGGCGCGATCCCAAGGACACGACGCCGCTCTATACGATCAACGGACAGACTTCATTCGAACTCTCAGCCGCGGCCAATGAGCGGCTGCGGCTGCGCTTTATCAACGGCTCCCAACGTACTGTTCTGGCGATCAAATTGGAAAGCCACGACGTCCGCGTGATGGCCCTGGACGGACAACCGGCCGAGCCGTTTTCGGCGCGCAGCGGGGCGCTGGTGCTAGCCCCGGGCGCGCGGGCCGATGTCTTTGTAGACGCGGCCACGTCGGCCCCATTCCTGCTGCATGACGGCAAGGAGGCCCGCCAGGTCGGCAGCCTCTCGGTCACAGGCAGGCTGGAGCGGCGCGCGCCGCCAGTGCCGCCACAGCCGCTCCCTTCCAATGACCTGCCCGATCAACTCGATCTGAGAGGCGCCCTGCGGTTCGATGTCGCGCTCGGCGCAGCCGACGCCGGCTGGACCCGGCCGGCAAATTTCTCCACCGCCTCCGCCCCGACCTTCCGCGCCAAGGCCGGCCGCACGATCGTGCTGGCCCTGAAGAACCCAGCCCCCATCACGACCGTGTTCCACCTGCACGGCCACCATTTCCGCCTGCTAGACAAGCTCGACGACGGCTGGAAGCCCTACTGGCTTGATACGCTCGCGATCGAGCCCGGCCAGACCCAGCGCATCGCATTCGCCGCAACCTCACCCGGACGATGGCTGATCGAATCGGTTCTGACTGACTGGGCGGCCCCGCGGCTGGTGCGCTGGTACGCGGTGGAGTGA